One stretch of Fusobacterium sp. IOR10 DNA includes these proteins:
- a CDS encoding IS3 family transposase, whose product YIDYYNNQRIKIKLKGLTPAEYRNQSLN is encoded by the coding sequence TATATTGATTATTATAATAATCAGAGAATTAAAATAAAATTAAAAGGATTAACTCCTGCAGAATACAGGAATCAATCCTTAAATTAA